A window of the Lactobacillus gasseri ATCC 33323 = JCM 1131 genome harbors these coding sequences:
- a CDS encoding alpha/beta hydrolase — MFFIQKRYSEEVEKNNKHKNKEPSIARMTFLGLMATFTPTRWLLRMHKRKVEDSSTTEKASTITQTPIFYVHGFRGGDYTTNKMVHAACKAKGTDKFLKVTIDPFGNFILEGTWTADPQPIVQLVFKDRIAGVYASSYYLRTALSYLSKRYHFKKYSAVAHSLGAPSVVKVEMKTSLRKNFPHLDHCALIAGPFDGVMYLGDLPNVNRLNEKGRPILMSISYLGMLFNQRRFNPNISVLNIYGNILDETNTDRFISVVSAKSIRYILAPVAHTFQEIEVRGNAAEHSVLHDNPFVINIINKFLKLTD; from the coding sequence GTGTTTTTTATTCAAAAACGATATAGCGAAGAAGTTGAAAAGAATAATAAACATAAAAATAAAGAACCTAGCATTGCAAGAATGACTTTTTTAGGTTTAATGGCTACCTTTACTCCTACACGCTGGCTACTCAGAATGCACAAACGTAAAGTTGAAGATAGTTCAACAACAGAAAAAGCTTCTACAATTACGCAAACACCAATTTTTTACGTACACGGTTTTCGCGGAGGCGATTATACAACTAACAAAATGGTTCATGCTGCTTGCAAGGCAAAAGGAACAGATAAATTTCTTAAAGTTACAATCGATCCCTTTGGTAATTTTATTTTGGAAGGAACTTGGACAGCTGATCCACAGCCCATCGTTCAATTAGTTTTTAAAGACCGAATTGCTGGTGTTTATGCAAGTTCCTATTACTTACGCACGGCCTTGTCTTACTTAAGTAAGAGATACCATTTCAAGAAATATAGTGCGGTCGCCCATTCTCTAGGTGCACCTTCAGTAGTAAAGGTTGAAATGAAAACAAGCTTGAGAAAAAACTTTCCTCACTTAGACCATTGCGCTTTAATTGCTGGGCCCTTTGATGGAGTAATGTATTTAGGCGATTTACCTAATGTTAATCGTCTCAATGAAAAAGGACGTCCTATTCTGATGAGTATTTCCTATTTAGGTATGCTATTTAATCAGCGTCGCTTTAATCCCAATATTTCTGTTTTAAATATTTATGGAAATATCTTAGATGAAACTAATACAGATAGGTTTATTTCTGTTGTTTCTGCTAAATCAATTCGCTATATTCTTGCTCCTGTTGCCCACACCTTCCAAGAAATCGAAGTTCGCGGGAATGCAGCTGAACATAGTGTTCTACATGATAATCCTTTTGTAATTAATATTATCAATAAGTTTTTGAAGTTAACTGATTAA
- a CDS encoding zinc metallopeptidase, with amino-acid sequence MYYMPFFYDPYFWMIILGVAISGWASMNVNSTFNRYDQIQNQGNYTGKVAARYILDQAGLYEVEIREVAGNLTDNYNPTNKVLSLSQSVYNSSSIAAVGVAAHEVGHALQDASNYAPMRMRSALVPIVSLGSNLSMPLILLGLVLGMNQTLIKIGIWCFALVLLFQVVTLPVEFNASHRALRMLNNGAILSPQEMPMARKVLFAAALTYVAAVLTSMLQLFRLLLIFGGHNDDNN; translated from the coding sequence ATGTACTATATGCCATTTTTCTATGACCCATATTTTTGGATGATTATTTTAGGTGTAGCAATTTCTGGCTGGGCCTCAATGAACGTTAATTCGACTTTTAATCGCTATGATCAAATTCAAAATCAAGGTAATTACACTGGTAAAGTAGCCGCTCGTTACATTCTAGACCAAGCTGGTTTATATGAAGTTGAAATTCGCGAAGTTGCCGGGAACTTAACTGATAATTACAATCCTACTAATAAAGTTCTCAGCCTTTCGCAGTCTGTTTATAACTCTTCTTCTATTGCTGCGGTTGGTGTAGCAGCACATGAAGTCGGACATGCCTTACAAGATGCTAGCAACTATGCACCAATGCGTATGCGTTCTGCCTTAGTGCCAATTGTTTCTCTTGGTTCTAATTTATCAATGCCATTAATTCTTCTAGGACTAGTCTTAGGGATGAATCAAACCTTGATTAAAATTGGTATTTGGTGCTTTGCACTAGTCCTTCTTTTTCAGGTAGTAACTTTACCAGTTGAATTTAATGCTTCACATCGTGCGCTAAGGATGTTAAATAATGGGGCTATTTTATCGCCACAAGAGATGCCAATGGCACGCAAAGTGTTGTTTGCGGCAGCCTTAACCTATGTCGCAGCAGTTTTAACAAGCATGCTACAATTATTTAGACTTCTTCTTATTTTTGGAGGACATAACGACGATAATAACTGA
- a CDS encoding NAD-dependent protein deacylase: MDLNNQIAALQADLNNAHHVTYLTGAGVSTPSHIPDYRSKNGIYNGISESPEQILSEDTLFHEPAKFHHFVMENMYFPNAQPNIIHQKIAASCNKNGTLITQNVDGLDKKAGNKHVIEFHGNLYNIFCTKCHEKISYEEYKKSYLHAKDHGIIRPGIVLYGEPINEMVLTDSVKAIQNSDLVIIAGTSFVVYPFAQLLAYRQATAKVWVINNTPVPTPKDVLTIIENAEKVFDKLYI, encoded by the coding sequence ATGGATTTAAACAATCAAATTGCTGCCCTGCAAGCAGATCTCAATAATGCCCACCATGTCACGTACTTAACTGGTGCTGGAGTTTCTACACCCTCTCATATTCCTGACTACAGATCAAAAAACGGAATTTATAATGGCATATCCGAAAGTCCAGAACAAATTTTAAGTGAGGATACTCTCTTTCATGAACCAGCTAAGTTTCATCACTTTGTAATGGAAAATATGTATTTTCCAAATGCTCAACCTAATATTATTCACCAAAAAATTGCAGCTAGCTGCAATAAAAATGGTACTTTAATTACACAAAATGTTGATGGTCTAGACAAAAAAGCTGGCAATAAGCATGTCATTGAATTTCATGGCAATCTTTATAATATTTTTTGTACTAAGTGTCATGAAAAAATTTCATACGAAGAATATAAGAAATCGTACCTACACGCAAAAGATCACGGAATAATTCGTCCCGGCATTGTTTTATACGGTGAACCAATTAATGAAATGGTTTTAACTGATTCAGTCAAAGCAATTCAAAATAGTGACTTAGTTATTATTGCTGGAACTAGTTTTGTTGTTTATCCTTTCGCTCAACTTCTTGCCTATCGACAAGCTACTGCCAAAGTCTGGGTTATCAATAATACTCCTGTACCAACTCCTAAAGATGTTTTAACAATTATTGAAAATGCTGAAAAAGTATTTGACAAATTATATATATAA
- the cls gene encoding cardiolipin synthase, which translates to MIFSNEFWTLLWAVNTLLAFYVVFHRKRSVATSWAWLIILLIFPVLGFILYGFIGRGLSQENLFAINNQKHIGLNKVNKMIPRIPKDTGPTDTSKEAKILIDYFNFKHDSPLSKNNKISFYTDGEEKFKALFKDINQAKETINVEYYSFMNDDLGNQFLNLLIKKAREGVKIRLIYDPWGSPGASKAWFKPLTDLGGEVAAFITAQNMIKKYRMNYHLHRKIVVVDGRISWTGGFNVGDQYVSKSKKFGYWRDTHLRIVGSASLLLQERFVMDWNASVTNKNETISFNEKLFPKIEENKLTEDDVATQIVSDGPDTSTPYLRNGMIRMMMMARKTLWIQTPYLVPDDPMIATWVIAARSGVDVRIMIPSMPDHPFIYRATQWYANYLLHEGIKIYVYNNGFIHAKTVMVDERFSAVGSMNQDFRSYSLNFETDAVFYDKNITRELNQIFKKDLANCTELTLDITNNWSRYLRFKQAFSRLLSPIL; encoded by the coding sequence ATTATTTTTTCAAATGAATTTTGGACACTTCTTTGGGCAGTTAACACACTTTTAGCCTTTTATGTAGTGTTCCACAGAAAAAGATCAGTCGCTACCTCTTGGGCCTGGCTAATTATTTTACTTATTTTTCCTGTGCTCGGCTTTATTCTTTACGGTTTTATTGGACGTGGATTATCACAAGAAAACCTTTTTGCAATTAATAATCAAAAACACATTGGCTTAAACAAAGTAAATAAAATGATTCCGCGTATCCCTAAAGATACTGGGCCAACAGATACTTCTAAAGAAGCTAAAATTTTAATTGATTATTTTAACTTTAAACATGATTCCCCGCTTTCTAAAAACAATAAAATTAGTTTCTATACCGATGGAGAAGAGAAATTTAAAGCTCTTTTTAAAGACATTAATCAGGCTAAGGAAACAATCAATGTTGAATATTATTCCTTCATGAATGATGATTTAGGAAATCAGTTTCTCAATTTATTAATCAAAAAAGCTCGTGAAGGCGTAAAAATAAGATTGATTTATGATCCGTGGGGATCGCCAGGTGCTTCAAAGGCTTGGTTCAAACCTTTAACTGATCTAGGCGGAGAAGTGGCAGCTTTTATCACGGCTCAGAATATGATCAAAAAATATCGGATGAATTATCACCTTCACCGTAAGATTGTCGTTGTTGATGGCCGAATATCTTGGACAGGTGGCTTCAATGTTGGTGACCAATATGTAAGTAAAAGCAAAAAATTTGGTTACTGGCGCGATACCCATCTTAGAATTGTAGGCTCAGCCTCGCTATTACTCCAAGAACGTTTTGTAATGGACTGGAACGCTTCAGTTACTAATAAAAATGAGACAATTTCATTTAATGAAAAACTTTTTCCAAAGATTGAAGAAAATAAGCTAACTGAAGATGACGTTGCAACACAAATCGTGTCAGATGGACCTGATACTTCTACCCCTTACTTACGCAATGGCATGATTAGAATGATGATGATGGCAAGAAAAACGCTTTGGATTCAGACTCCTTACCTAGTTCCAGACGATCCAATGATCGCCACTTGGGTTATTGCTGCCCGTTCAGGTGTTGATGTCAGAATCATGATCCCTTCAATGCCTGATCATCCCTTTATTTACCGCGCTACTCAGTGGTATGCGAACTACTTATTACATGAAGGGATAAAAATTTACGTCTATAATAATGGCTTCATTCATGCTAAGACTGTCATGGTTGATGAACGCTTTTCAGCAGTTGGTTCAATGAATCAAGACTTTCGCTCATATAGTCTAAATTTTGAAACTGATGCTGTTTTCTATGATAAAAATATTACCCGGGAATTAAATCAGATTTTTAAAAAAGATCTTGCTAACTGTACTGAATTAACGTTGGATATCACCAATAATTGGTCTCGTTACCTTCGATTCAAACAGGCCTTTTCTAGATTACTTTCTCCAATTTTATAA
- a CDS encoding methylated-DNA--[protein]-cysteine S-methyltransferase, whose protein sequence is MPLAQAKVFYYDFVEIKPWTYELVISNLGLAFVGSKNSNIESSILGFYPNHILVQDSKKLAPYVQQLKEYFAGTRRSFTVPIDYSSFGTPFQNQVVKMIENIPYGTTISYNDLASAINGSTSVRTVAHAVALNPSLIFIPSHRVILASDKVGSYRMGEKEKQRLIKLEEGYLNAID, encoded by the coding sequence ATGCCACTTGCCCAAGCAAAAGTTTTTTATTACGATTTTGTTGAAATTAAGCCATGGACCTATGAATTAGTCATTAGTAACTTGGGATTAGCATTCGTCGGTTCCAAGAATAGTAATATTGAATCTTCTATTTTAGGATTTTATCCTAACCACATTCTGGTCCAAGATTCCAAAAAATTGGCTCCTTATGTTCAACAATTAAAAGAATATTTTGCAGGCACGCGTCGCTCCTTTACCGTTCCTATCGACTACTCAAGCTTTGGTACTCCATTTCAAAATCAAGTTGTTAAAATGATTGAAAATATTCCTTATGGAACAACCATTTCTTACAATGATTTAGCTTCTGCTATTAATGGCTCAACTTCGGTTCGAACAGTTGCACATGCGGTAGCCCTAAATCCATCCCTAATTTTTATTCCAAGTCATCGCGTAATTTTAGCGTCAGATAAGGTTGGAAGTTATAGAATGGGAGAGAAAGAAAAGCAACGCTTAATAAAACTTGAAGAAGGCTATTTGAATGCAATTGATTAA